The following are encoded in a window of Xyrauchen texanus isolate HMW12.3.18 chromosome 42, RBS_HiC_50CHRs, whole genome shotgun sequence genomic DNA:
- the zgc:194621 gene encoding uncharacterized protein zgc:194621, which translates to MPDTRVIKPKVFEMKPKNQNRKASITEATPARRTRDVNPRKQRASSCSRCTYGTESKPKATEMKSNTAMKPKTSANLKPATSAPKEPPKPNSYSHVLYEIHSQKAFTVFAPNPKKRQDIQQKAEAELAALEDLRLSRAMGYISIPPSTVGGCLTLEEVRAKQQQEMQISRRQKQVKKCILETAPAVQE; encoded by the exons ATGCCAGACACGAGAGTTATAAAGCCGAAAGTCTTTGAAATGAAACCTAAAAACCAGAACAGGAAAGCAAGTATAACTGAAGCAACACCAGCAAGGCGAACCAGAGATGTTAATCCCCGAAAACAGAGGGCGTCAAGTTGCTCGAGATGCACCTATGGCACCGAAAGCAAACCCAAAGCTACGGAGATGAAAAGCAATACAGCAATGAAGCCAAAAACATCGGCTAATTTAAAACCTGCAACAAGTGCGCCGAAAGAACCACCAAAGCCAAACTCATATTCTCATGTCCTTTATGAAATTCACAG TCAAAAGGCATTTACTGTCTTCGCGCCAAACCCAAAGAAAAGACAAGATATTCAGCAAA AGGCAGAGGCAGAACTGGCTGCTCTGGAGGACCTGCGCCTGAGTCGGGCTATGGGTTACATTTCCATACCTCCTAGTACTGTGG GTGGATGCTTAACTCTGGAGGAGGTcagagcaaaacaacaacaagaaatgCAAATCAGTAGAAGACAAAAGCAA gttaaaaaatgtattttagaaacTGCTCCAGCAGTGCAAGAATAA